One Brassica napus cultivar Da-Ae chromosome C4, Da-Ae, whole genome shotgun sequence genomic region harbors:
- the BNAC04G27960D gene encoding uncharacterized protein BNAC04G27960D — MSIKRTSRQDGRFIRSKTIAFWDINACQMAVGLDSRDISASVNQTLMNMNYYGKLCLRLYGDTDVDKIGHTDDTLRFCGMPRTTILEQILVDLYGVSLFNRGTPFNMLLIVGDLSKDKAILDAFSLLPKRGWVNVLVCQPSAVEEAEFSSEVKLPPWGKIVDTAFAICEKKQKEREDFRKRAEEIRASYLNGTAEVSRIFGEF; from the exons ATGTCTATTAAGAGGACTAGTCGCCAGGACGGTCGATTCATCA GGTCAAAAACAATAGCCTTCTGGGACATCAATGCTTGTCAGATGGCTGTTGGCCTCGATTCAAGAGATATAAGTGCGAGCGTTAACCAGACCCTTATGAACATGAATTACTATGGTAAATTGTGTTTGAGGCTATATGGCGACACTGATGTGGACAAAATCGGTCATACTGATGATACACTTCGGTTCTGTGGCATGCCTC GCACGACAATATTGGAGCAGATATTAGTGGACTTATACGGTGTCTCTCTGTTTAATCGTGGTACACCATTTAATATGTTGCTAATTGTTGGAGATTTATCAAAAGACAAAGCCATCCTCGATGCTTTCAGTCTTTTGCCAAAGAGAGGTTGGGTCAATGTTCTTGTATGTCAGCCATCAGCTGTTGAGGAAGCAGAATTCTCCTCTGAAGTTAAGCTTCCACCTTGGGGTAAAATTGTAGACACTGCTTTTGCGATTTGTGAAAAGAagcagaaagagagagaagatttCAGAAAGAGAGCAGAAGAAATACGAGCTTCTTATCTAAATGGAACAGCCGAAGTTAGCCGTATCTTTGGTGAATTCTga